Proteins encoded within one genomic window of Amycolatopsis nigrescens CSC17Ta-90:
- a CDS encoding WhiB family transcriptional regulator: MGELTDLFDDPAEEQEWQERALCAQTDPEAFFPEKGGSTREAKRICLGCEVKDECLEYALAHDERFGIWGGLSERERRKLKKRAV, encoded by the coding sequence CTGGGTGAACTCACCGATCTCTTCGACGACCCCGCCGAAGAACAGGAATGGCAGGAGCGCGCGCTGTGCGCGCAAACGGATCCGGAGGCCTTCTTCCCGGAGAAGGGCGGCTCCACCCGGGAGGCCAAACGGATCTGCCTCGGCTGCGAGGTCAAGGACGAGTGCCTCGAGTACGCGCTGGCGCACGACGAGCGCTTCGGTATTTGGGGCGGGCTTTCCGAACGTGAGCGCCGCAAGCTGAAAAAGCGCGCGGTCTGA
- a CDS encoding glycosyltransferase family 2 protein has product MPRTPAAPSSRTAPVLAVLVCHNGADWLPLALSALRRSTIRPRHILAVDTGSTDRTAQLLAEAADPLHAVGGQGEQPVLDGVLTLPAGTGFADAVDDAVAQAVERWGDPGAWVWLLHDDCAPEPDCLDILLRAVEAAPSAGVLGPLAVNWTDPRLIVEAGLSLDASGHRQSASPAGGALGDWEPDNPQQSTEVLAVPSAGALIQRSLWTSLDGFDRGFPLLGEDIDFGWRANAVGRLVLCVPRARLRHARALTTGRRAVGATSGSVAATERTSGLRVFLANCSAFSFWFGLCRLVVLCVLRGLGFALLRRGTQAAAEFAAVRYLTSGAGGLREARARRRALGLRPGVVRGLFTSRFTRLRNATRAGVLTLVRRRVASEAALGRLPAAAADESAWIPPEAMRHTESAPRPVGPDALPAGALRASGTRGAGLRRPGGVVAVALPDAAHGVDGADVVDDSDTVEAEETGAKPSPGHREGDGELVFVEVNRRRILSATLFAPPVVLFVLLTVLGLVLNGGRLGLELTGGRLLPVGGLGELWQVYLAPWHPIGGGTASSASAALPVLGVLGALFAPIGGPAALVAVLLIGDLPLAALTAYAATRKLRVHRWVRAGAAAAYALLPAATASVAQGRLDVVVAHILLPAVLAGIAGILVRTDGRWLHVSVLCALGVAVLGAFSPLAHALALLGLVAGFVALPAPGGLARRIASVGIIVLLPLALLLPWPTVLLNNPGLLLHGLSGPGAPATGSELFGLDPGGAGGLPIGIALVAAALVALVFRPTRQVAAGLGVVVLGVGGLVLVRLVAVPPLQGGPASGGFTGVPMLVIGAGLLWVVLATCLRDGVRAPSWLPRLGAAGGVAVLLVLAVGGVVAGREGPLRPGDGDQLASSLTAELANTGRSVLVLGSGGEPPRQTGGRLPRFGDEQLPLAAGTPDRLAGWQRDLTEGAPDAARQTLSAAAASGVLFVVMPPGVERPLAQAVPAVAGDAPPTEEGRQVLRLVPPGGQVVLIPPELARQAVTGQAPDEFTGVTPVPSGLPDVRVRVSDGPAGRLLVLSAEQEAGWQATVNGQRQPIVPAWGHQVAVVVPTRQAEVLVEHPSALRNVLLLGQVAAVLFTLLTAIPGRRVPARQRS; this is encoded by the coding sequence TTGCCGCGCACGCCCGCAGCGCCGTCGTCGCGCACCGCTCCCGTCCTGGCCGTGCTGGTCTGCCACAACGGGGCGGACTGGCTCCCGCTCGCGTTGTCCGCCTTGCGCCGCAGCACGATCAGGCCGAGGCACATTCTCGCGGTGGACACCGGTTCCACCGACCGCACCGCGCAGTTGCTCGCCGAAGCGGCGGACCCGCTGCACGCGGTCGGTGGTCAAGGGGAGCAACCGGTGCTGGACGGGGTGCTCACCTTGCCGGCCGGTACCGGCTTCGCGGACGCGGTGGACGATGCGGTGGCACAGGCGGTCGAACGCTGGGGCGACCCCGGCGCGTGGGTCTGGCTGCTGCACGACGACTGCGCGCCGGAACCCGACTGCCTGGACATCCTGCTGCGGGCCGTGGAGGCGGCGCCGTCGGCCGGGGTGCTCGGGCCGCTCGCGGTGAACTGGACCGACCCGCGGCTGATCGTGGAGGCCGGTCTTTCCCTGGACGCGTCCGGGCATCGGCAGTCGGCGTCGCCGGCGGGCGGTGCTCTCGGGGACTGGGAACCCGACAACCCGCAGCAGAGCACCGAGGTGCTCGCGGTGCCCAGCGCCGGTGCGCTGATCCAGCGCAGCCTGTGGACCTCGCTGGACGGTTTCGACCGCGGTTTTCCCTTGCTGGGCGAGGACATCGACTTCGGCTGGCGGGCGAACGCGGTGGGCAGGCTGGTGCTCTGCGTGCCGAGGGCGCGGCTCCGGCACGCCCGTGCGCTGACCACCGGCCGCCGTGCGGTCGGGGCCACCAGCGGCTCGGTGGCCGCCACCGAGCGGACCAGCGGACTGCGGGTGTTCCTGGCGAACTGCTCGGCGTTCTCGTTCTGGTTCGGCCTGTGCCGGCTGGTCGTGCTCTGCGTGCTGCGCGGCCTCGGTTTCGCCCTGCTGCGGCGCGGCACGCAGGCGGCAGCCGAGTTCGCGGCGGTGCGCTATCTGACCAGTGGCGCGGGCGGGCTGCGCGAGGCGCGCGCCCGTCGGCGCGCGCTCGGCCTGCGGCCCGGAGTGGTCCGCGGGCTGTTCACCAGCAGGTTTACCCGGCTGCGCAACGCGACCAGGGCCGGTGTGCTGACCCTGGTCCGGCGCCGGGTGGCCAGTGAGGCCGCGCTCGGCAGGTTGCCAGCGGCGGCCGCCGACGAGTCGGCCTGGATCCCGCCGGAGGCCATGCGCCACACCGAGTCCGCGCCCCGACCGGTCGGTCCGGACGCGCTGCCGGCCGGTGCGCTGCGCGCCTCCGGTACCCGCGGTGCCGGGCTGCGGCGGCCCGGCGGGGTGGTCGCGGTGGCGCTGCCGGACGCGGCCCACGGTGTTGATGGCGCCGACGTGGTGGACGACTCGGACACGGTGGAAGCGGAGGAAACCGGCGCTAAGCCGTCACCGGGGCACCGCGAGGGCGACGGCGAGCTGGTGTTCGTCGAGGTGAACCGGCGGCGGATCCTGTCCGCCACGCTGTTCGCCCCGCCGGTGGTGCTGTTCGTCCTGCTGACCGTGCTCGGCCTGGTACTCAACGGCGGCAGGCTGGGCCTCGAGCTGACCGGTGGCCGGCTGTTGCCGGTCGGCGGGCTCGGCGAGCTGTGGCAGGTCTACCTGGCGCCATGGCATCCGATCGGCGGAGGCACGGCCAGCTCCGCGTCGGCCGCGTTGCCGGTACTCGGTGTGCTCGGCGCGTTGTTCGCGCCCATCGGCGGTCCCGCCGCGCTGGTCGCCGTGCTGCTGATCGGAGATCTGCCGCTGGCCGCGCTCACCGCGTACGCGGCCACACGCAAGCTTCGCGTGCATCGCTGGGTGCGTGCCGGGGCGGCCGCGGCCTACGCCCTGCTGCCGGCCGCCACGGCGTCCGTCGCGCAGGGCCGGCTGGACGTGGTGGTGGCGCACATCCTGCTGCCCGCCGTGCTGGCCGGGATCGCCGGCATCCTGGTCCGGACCGACGGCCGCTGGCTGCACGTCTCGGTGCTGTGCGCGCTCGGGGTGGCGGTGCTCGGCGCCTTCTCGCCCTTGGCGCACGCGCTGGCACTGCTCGGCCTGGTGGCCGGTTTCGTGGCGCTGCCGGCACCCGGCGGGCTGGCTCGCCGGATCGCGTCGGTCGGCATCATCGTGCTGCTGCCGCTGGCCCTGCTGCTGCCGTGGCCGACCGTGCTGCTGAACAACCCCGGGCTGCTGCTGCACGGGCTCAGCGGCCCCGGTGCCCCGGCGACCGGCAGCGAGCTGTTCGGCCTCGACCCCGGTGGCGCCGGCGGCCTGCCGATCGGGATCGCGCTGGTGGCCGCGGCGCTGGTGGCGCTGGTCTTCCGGCCGACAAGGCAGGTGGCGGCCGGGCTCGGCGTGGTCGTGCTCGGCGTCGGCGGGCTGGTGCTGGTGCGGCTGGTCGCGGTGCCCCCGCTGCAGGGCGGCCCGGCTTCCGGTGGCTTCACCGGCGTGCCGATGCTGGTGATCGGCGCCGGGCTGCTGTGGGTGGTGCTGGCGACCTGCCTGCGCGACGGCGTGCGGGCACCGTCCTGGCTGCCGAGGCTGGGTGCGGCCGGTGGCGTCGCGGTGCTGCTGGTGCTGGCCGTCGGCGGGGTGGTGGCCGGGCGGGAAGGACCCTTGCGGCCCGGCGACGGCGACCAGCTGGCCTCCTCGCTGACCGCGGAGCTGGCGAACACCGGGCGTTCCGTGCTGGTACTCGGTTCCGGTGGCGAGCCGCCGCGGCAGACCGGTGGCAGGCTGCCCCGGTTCGGTGACGAGCAGCTGCCGCTGGCCGCCGGCACCCCGGACCGGCTGGCCGGCTGGCAGCGGGACCTCACCGAGGGTGCCCCGGACGCGGCCCGGCAGACACTGTCCGCGGCGGCGGCCTCCGGGGTGCTGTTCGTGGTCATGCCGCCAGGGGTCGAGCGGCCGCTGGCGCAGGCCGTGCCGGCGGTGGCCGGCGACGCGCCGCCCACCGAGGAGGGCAGGCAGGTGCTGCGGCTGGTGCCGCCGGGCGGGCAGGTGGTGCTGATCCCGCCGGAGCTGGCAAGGCAGGCGGTCACCGGGCAGGCGCCGGACGAGTTCACCGGCGTGACCCCGGTGCCGTCCGGGCTGCCGGACGTGCGGGTCCGGGTGTCCGACGGCCCGGCCGGGCGGCTGCTGGTGCTCTCCGCCGAGCAGGAGGCGGGCTGGCAGGCCACGGTCAACGGGCAGCGCCAGCCGATCGTGCCCGCCTGGGGCCATCAGGTCGCGGTGGTGGTGCCGACCAGGCAGGCGGAGGTGCTCGTGGAGCATCCGTCCGCGCTGCGCAACGTGCTGCTGCTCGGCCAGGTCGCCGCGGTGCTGTTCACCCTGCTCACCGCCATCCCCGGCCGCCGCGTTCCCGCACGTCAGCGCTCGTGA
- a CDS encoding metallopeptidase family protein — protein sequence MARSSRQRRRMRRDRHGRGLRGPLYPASLPAAASRAERFDALVLDALEPIEARWRDQLTKLDVAVDDVPEVRKGTRAIQAEGVLQDGAVPLSRLVPAGVDRAGLPTRARIVLYRRPLEARAKDPGELAELVHDVLVEQVAGYLGVEPDIIEGD from the coding sequence ATGGCTCGTAGTTCCCGACAACGTCGGCGCATGCGCCGGGATCGGCACGGCCGTGGCCTGCGCGGACCGCTGTACCCGGCGTCCCTGCCGGCCGCGGCGAGCCGCGCGGAGCGGTTCGACGCGCTGGTGCTGGACGCGCTGGAGCCGATCGAGGCGCGCTGGCGCGACCAGCTGACCAAGCTCGACGTGGCCGTGGACGACGTGCCCGAGGTGCGCAAGGGCACCCGCGCGATCCAGGCCGAAGGGGTGCTCCAGGACGGCGCGGTGCCGCTGTCCAGGCTGGTCCCGGCCGGGGTGGACAGGGCTGGGCTGCCGACCAGGGCCAGGATCGTGCTCTACCGCCGTCCGCTCGAAGCGCGCGCGAAGGACCCCGGCGAGCTCGCCGAGCTGGTGCACGACGTGCTCGTCGAGCAGGTCGCCGGCTACCTCGGCGTCGAGCCCGACATCATCGAAGGCGACTGA
- a CDS encoding DUF3499 domain-containing protein: MSSVRKCSRTGCLEPAVATLTYAYSDSTAVVGPLATASEPHSYDLCEEHAIRLTAPKGWEVVRHEGEFAAPDPSNDELTALAEAVREAGRPDRPAPPPEPEGPSGRRGHLRVLPDPVKR; this comes from the coding sequence GTGTCGAGCGTACGGAAGTGTTCGCGGACCGGGTGCCTGGAACCCGCTGTCGCCACGCTGACCTACGCCTACAGCGATTCGACGGCAGTAGTCGGCCCGCTCGCGACGGCGTCCGAGCCGCACTCCTACGACCTCTGCGAAGAGCACGCGATCCGGCTCACCGCGCCCAAGGGCTGGGAGGTCGTCCGGCACGAGGGCGAGTTCGCCGCGCCGGACCCGTCGAACGACGAGCTGACGGCGTTGGCCGAGGCGGTGCGCGAAGCGGGCCGTCCCGATCGGCCGGCACCGCCGCCTGAGCCGGAGGGCCCGTCCGGCCGACGTGGGCATCTCCGCGTGCTGCCGGACCCCGTCAAGCGGTAA
- a CDS encoding phosphomannomutase/phosphoglucomutase, whose amino-acid sequence MSDLSGIVKAYDIRGVVGEQLDAELVRDFGAAFALLIKPDSPSVVIGHDMRDSSPGLAAAFAEGVTSQGLDVVSIGLASTDQLYFASGSLNMPGAMFTASHNPARYNGIKLCRAGASPVGQDSGLTEIRDTVQEGVPAFEGQPGTVTERDVLDGYAAHLRGLVDLSGGRRLKIVVDAGNGMGGHTVPTVFDGIPGTPIEIVPLYFELDGSFPNHEANPLDPANIVDLQAKVREVGADAGLAFDGDADRCFVVDERGEPVSPSAITALVAVRELAKEPGGTVIHNLITSHAVPEIVAEHGGKPVRTRVGHSFIKQEMATTGAIFGGEHSAHYYFRDFWRADTGMLAALHVLAALGEQDGPLSELTAAYQRYSASGEINSTVDDQVARQLAVKDAFSSRPGVTVDELDGLTVQLDDGSWFNLRASNTEPLLRLNVEAADDTAVRALTDEVLAIVRG is encoded by the coding sequence GTGTCAGACCTTTCGGGCATCGTGAAGGCCTATGACATTCGCGGGGTGGTCGGCGAGCAGCTGGACGCCGAGCTGGTCCGGGACTTCGGTGCCGCCTTCGCCCTGCTCATCAAGCCCGACTCGCCGTCCGTGGTGATCGGCCACGACATGCGCGACTCCTCGCCCGGCCTGGCCGCTGCCTTCGCCGAGGGGGTCACCTCCCAGGGCCTGGACGTGGTCTCCATCGGACTGGCCAGCACCGACCAGCTCTACTTCGCCTCCGGCTCGCTCAACATGCCCGGCGCGATGTTCACCGCCAGCCACAACCCGGCGCGCTACAACGGGATCAAGCTCTGCCGCGCGGGCGCCTCGCCGGTCGGCCAGGACTCCGGGCTGACCGAGATCCGCGACACCGTGCAGGAGGGCGTGCCCGCGTTCGAGGGGCAGCCGGGCACGGTCACCGAGCGGGACGTGCTGGACGGCTACGCGGCCCATCTGCGCGGGCTGGTCGACCTCTCCGGCGGCCGTCGGCTGAAGATCGTGGTGGACGCCGGCAACGGGATGGGCGGGCACACCGTGCCGACCGTGTTCGACGGCATCCCCGGCACGCCGATCGAGATCGTGCCGCTGTACTTCGAGCTGGACGGCAGCTTCCCGAACCACGAGGCCAACCCGCTGGACCCGGCGAACATCGTCGACCTGCAGGCGAAGGTGCGCGAGGTCGGCGCGGACGCCGGACTGGCTTTCGACGGGGACGCGGACCGCTGCTTCGTGGTGGACGAGCGCGGCGAGCCGGTCTCGCCGAGCGCGATCACCGCGCTGGTCGCGGTGCGCGAGCTGGCCAAGGAGCCGGGCGGCACGGTGATCCACAACCTGATCACCTCGCACGCGGTGCCGGAGATCGTCGCCGAGCACGGCGGCAAGCCGGTGCGGACCAGGGTCGGGCACTCGTTCATCAAGCAGGAGATGGCCACCACCGGCGCGATCTTCGGCGGTGAGCATTCCGCGCACTACTACTTCCGCGACTTCTGGCGTGCGGACACCGGCATGCTGGCCGCGCTGCACGTGCTGGCCGCGCTCGGCGAGCAGGACGGGCCGCTGTCCGAGCTGACCGCCGCCTACCAGCGCTACTCGGCCTCCGGGGAGATCAACTCCACGGTGGACGACCAGGTCGCGCGGCAGCTCGCGGTGAAGGACGCGTTCTCATCAAGGCCGGGGGTGACCGTCGACGAGCTGGACGGGCTGACCGTGCAGCTCGACGACGGCAGCTGGTTCAACCTGCGTGCGTCGAACACCGAGCCGCTGCTCCGGTTGAACGTGGAGGCCGCCGACGACACCGCGGTACGCGCGCTGACCGACGAAGTACTCGCGATCGTCCGTGGCTGA
- a CDS encoding Trm112 family protein: MAVTLDAQLLEILACPSPDHAPLRAGSASDPEADALTCTSCGRTFPVRDGIPVLLLDEATGGPVESTESDGTSADGA; this comes from the coding sequence ATGGCCGTCACCCTTGATGCGCAGCTGCTGGAAATCCTCGCCTGCCCCTCGCCCGACCACGCGCCGCTGCGCGCCGGTTCGGCGAGCGACCCGGAGGCGGACGCGCTGACCTGCACCTCCTGCGGCCGGACGTTCCCGGTCCGGGACGGTATCCCGGTGCTCCTGCTGGACGAGGCGACCGGCGGGCCGGTGGAATCTACGGAATCGGATGGCACCAGTGCAGATGGTGCTTGA
- the manA gene encoding mannose-6-phosphate isomerase, class I: MELLRNAVRPYAWGSRTTIPELLGRPVPAPHPEAELWMGAHPGDPSRLVAKDGTERSLLELVEADPVGQLGVSCAERWGGRLPFLLKILAAEEPLSMQAHPSAEQAAEGHAREEKAGIPRDAPNRNYPDPTAKPELVCALTEFHALAGFRAPGRTVALLREIETPGLAKYTELLAAQPDPDGLRALFTTWITLPQAALDDLLPEVLDSCVLHVKAHGEFDAECRTILELGESHPRDAGVLAALLLNRLTLHAGEAIYLPAGNLHLYLHGTAVEILANSDNILRCGLTPKHVDVPELLRVVDFGCGEMPVLSGEAGMHGAVYRTDAPEFELSRIEWDDTVRDEVAVDGTGPQILLCTAGALNVRADDGSEIRLTRGQSMWLAATDPAVRLRPADPGRIQLFLATPGTCLD, translated from the coding sequence GTGGAGCTGCTGCGCAACGCCGTGCGGCCCTACGCGTGGGGATCCAGGACGACCATCCCCGAGCTGCTGGGACGCCCCGTGCCGGCCCCACATCCGGAGGCCGAGCTGTGGATGGGCGCGCACCCCGGTGACCCGTCCCGGCTGGTCGCCAAGGACGGGACCGAGCGCAGCCTGCTGGAGCTCGTGGAAGCCGATCCGGTCGGCCAGCTCGGCGTCAGCTGTGCGGAGCGCTGGGGCGGCAGGCTGCCGTTCCTGCTGAAGATCTTGGCGGCCGAGGAGCCGCTGTCCATGCAGGCGCATCCCTCCGCGGAACAGGCGGCCGAAGGGCACGCGAGGGAAGAGAAGGCCGGTATCCCGCGGGACGCGCCGAACCGGAACTACCCGGACCCGACCGCGAAGCCGGAGCTGGTCTGCGCGCTCACCGAGTTCCACGCGCTGGCCGGGTTCCGCGCTCCGGGGCGGACCGTCGCGCTGCTCCGCGAGATCGAGACCCCCGGCCTTGCCAAGTACACCGAGCTGCTCGCCGCGCAGCCGGACCCGGACGGCCTGCGGGCGCTGTTCACCACCTGGATCACGCTGCCGCAGGCGGCGCTCGACGACCTGCTGCCCGAGGTGCTGGACTCCTGCGTGCTGCACGTCAAGGCGCATGGCGAGTTCGACGCCGAATGCCGCACCATCCTGGAGCTCGGCGAGTCGCATCCGCGGGACGCCGGGGTGCTGGCCGCGCTGCTGCTGAACCGGCTGACCCTGCACGCCGGCGAGGCGATCTACCTGCCAGCCGGGAACCTGCACCTGTACCTGCACGGCACCGCGGTGGAGATTCTGGCGAATTCGGACAACATCCTGCGCTGCGGGCTGACCCCGAAGCACGTGGACGTGCCAGAGCTGCTGCGCGTGGTCGACTTCGGTTGCGGTGAGATGCCGGTGCTCAGCGGCGAGGCCGGGATGCACGGCGCGGTGTACCGGACGGACGCCCCGGAGTTCGAGCTGTCCAGGATCGAATGGGACGACACTGTCCGCGACGAGGTGGCGGTGGACGGCACCGGGCCGCAGATCCTGCTCTGCACGGCCGGCGCGCTGAACGTCCGTGCCGATGACGGCAGCGAGATCCGGCTGACCAGGGGCCAGTCGATGTGGCTGGCGGCCACCGACCCGGCGGTCCGGCTCCGCCCCGCCGACCCCGGCCGCATCCAGCTCTTCCTCGCCACCCCCGGCACCTGCCTGGACTGA
- a CDS encoding cation diffusion facilitator family transporter — protein MSASGGTKAILAALGANAGIAVAKFAGFLVTGSSSMLAESVHSLADTSNQGLLLLGQKTSQRKATKEHPFGFGRDRYFYSFIVALMLFTLGSAFALYEGIHKVQHPEELSSPIVAVIILVVAILLETYSFYTAITESKKIKGDVSWWGFIRQSRTPELPVVLLEDAGALFGLVFALIGVGLSVITGDPVWDGVGTIMIGVLLGVIAVILIVEMKSLLIGEGATDTELQTIVRELAAGKVNRVIHIRTQYLGPEELLVAAKLALTPGLELADVAQAIDDAEARVRAKVPNARLIYLEPDLDRSTVG, from the coding sequence GTGTCAGCAAGTGGCGGGACGAAAGCCATTCTGGCCGCACTAGGGGCGAACGCCGGTATCGCGGTGGCCAAGTTCGCCGGCTTCCTGGTCACCGGCTCGTCCTCGATGCTGGCGGAGTCGGTGCACTCGCTGGCCGACACCTCGAACCAGGGCCTGCTGCTGCTCGGGCAGAAGACCTCCCAGCGCAAGGCCACCAAGGAGCATCCGTTCGGTTTCGGCCGTGACCGGTACTTCTACTCGTTCATCGTCGCGTTGATGCTGTTCACCCTCGGCTCCGCTTTCGCGCTGTACGAGGGGATCCACAAGGTCCAGCATCCCGAGGAGCTGAGCAGCCCGATCGTCGCGGTGATCATCCTGGTGGTCGCGATCCTGCTGGAGACCTACAGCTTCTACACCGCGATCACCGAGTCCAAGAAGATCAAGGGCGACGTCAGCTGGTGGGGTTTCATCCGCCAGTCCCGCACCCCGGAGCTCCCGGTGGTGCTGCTCGAGGACGCCGGTGCGCTGTTCGGCCTGGTGTTCGCGCTGATCGGGGTCGGGCTGTCGGTGATCACCGGCGACCCGGTCTGGGACGGGGTCGGCACCATCATGATCGGCGTGCTGCTCGGCGTCATCGCGGTCATCCTGATCGTGGAGATGAAGAGCCTGCTGATCGGCGAGGGCGCCACCGACACCGAGCTGCAGACGATCGTGCGCGAGCTCGCCGCGGGCAAGGTGAACCGGGTGATCCACATCCGCACCCAGTACCTCGGCCCGGAGGAGCTGCTGGTCGCCGCGAAGCTCGCGCTGACGCCCGGTCTCGAACTGGCCGACGTCGCGCAGGCCATCGATGACGCCGAGGCCAGGGTGCGGGCGAAAGTGCCCAACGCGCGGCTCATCTACCTGGAGCCGGATCTCGACCGCAGCACCGTCGGCTGA
- a CDS encoding amino acid permease has product MPGTGLWRTKSIEQSIADTDEPDTKLRRNLSAWDLTVFGVAVMIGAGIFTLTAKTAGDVAGPSVSLAFVFAGVACALSALCYAEFASTVPVAGSAYTFSYATFGEFLAWIIGWDLILEFSVAAAAVAKGWSVYLQTVLRYVFGENVTTSFEIAGFTVDWGSLLLVAVLATILTLGTKLSSRFGLVITVIKVVIVLFVVILGIAYINPDNYTPFIPPAAEADAGGAGVEQSLLSALTGGSGSVYGAFGLLAGASLVFFAFIGFDIVATTAEETKNPQRDVPRGILASLGIVTVLYVAVSLVVSGMLPYTQLATDAEPAGRKTIATAFAANGVDWAANIISIGALAGLTTVVMVLMLGQQRVLFAMSRDGLLPRKLAKTGKRGTPVRVNILVGVVVAIAATFFEADKLEEMVNVGTLFAFILVSAGVMVLRKSRPDLKRGFRVPLVPLVPILAIAACAWLMLNLTVLTWLRFIGWMVLGVLVYFVYSRRHSLLGKQRDGAKP; this is encoded by the coding sequence TTGCCCGGAACGGGTTTGTGGCGAACAAAGTCCATCGAGCAGTCCATTGCGGACACTGACGAGCCGGATACCAAGCTACGGCGGAACCTCAGCGCCTGGGACCTGACGGTCTTCGGCGTCGCGGTGATGATCGGCGCCGGAATCTTCACGCTCACCGCGAAAACCGCGGGTGACGTGGCAGGTCCTTCGGTGTCGCTGGCCTTCGTCTTCGCCGGTGTCGCCTGTGCGCTTTCCGCGCTCTGCTACGCCGAGTTCGCCTCCACGGTGCCGGTCGCGGGCAGCGCGTACACGTTCTCGTATGCGACCTTCGGCGAGTTCCTGGCCTGGATCATCGGCTGGGACCTGATCCTGGAGTTCTCGGTGGCCGCGGCCGCCGTGGCCAAGGGCTGGTCGGTCTACCTCCAGACCGTGCTCCGGTACGTGTTCGGGGAGAACGTCACCACCAGCTTCGAGATCGCCGGTTTCACGGTCGACTGGGGCTCGCTGCTCCTGGTGGCCGTGCTGGCCACCATCCTGACCCTCGGCACGAAGCTCTCGTCGCGGTTCGGCCTGGTGATCACCGTGATCAAGGTGGTCATCGTGCTGTTCGTGGTCATCCTGGGCATCGCCTACATCAACCCGGACAACTACACGCCGTTCATCCCGCCGGCCGCCGAGGCCGACGCCGGCGGCGCCGGCGTCGAACAGTCGCTGCTGTCCGCGCTCACCGGTGGCTCCGGCAGCGTCTACGGCGCCTTCGGCCTGCTCGCCGGCGCTTCGCTGGTGTTCTTCGCGTTCATCGGGTTCGACATCGTCGCCACCACCGCGGAGGAGACCAAGAACCCGCAGCGCGACGTGCCGCGGGGCATCCTCGCCTCGCTGGGCATCGTCACCGTGCTCTACGTGGCGGTCTCGCTGGTGGTCTCCGGGATGCTGCCGTACACCCAGCTCGCCACCGACGCGGAACCCGCCGGCCGCAAGACCATCGCGACCGCGTTCGCCGCGAACGGGGTGGACTGGGCCGCCAACATCATCTCGATCGGCGCGCTGGCCGGCCTGACCACCGTGGTTATGGTGCTGATGCTCGGCCAGCAGCGGGTGCTGTTCGCGATGTCAAGGGACGGCCTGCTGCCGCGCAAGCTGGCCAAGACCGGCAAGCGGGGCACCCCGGTGCGGGTGAACATCCTGGTCGGTGTCGTGGTCGCGATCGCGGCCACCTTCTTCGAGGCGGACAAGCTCGAGGAAATGGTCAACGTCGGCACGTTGTTCGCGTTCATCCTGGTCTCCGCCGGGGTGATGGTGCTGCGCAAGAGCCGGCCGGACCTCAAGCGCGGGTTCCGGGTGCCGCTGGTGCCGCTGGTGCCGATCCTCGCGATCGCCGCCTGCGCCTGGCTGATGCTGAACTTGACCGTGCTCACCTGGCTGCGGTTCATCGGCTGGATGGTGCTCGGCGTGCTCGTCTACTTCGTGTACAGCCGCCGCCATTCCCTGCTCGGCAAGCAGCGGGACGGCGCCAAGCCATAA